Proteins co-encoded in one Methylobacterium sp. WL1 genomic window:
- a CDS encoding nucleotide disphospho-sugar-binding domain-containing protein, which yields MKILFAATPAAGHLNPLLAIARMALARGDEALVATAGYLRPSVEKSGARFLPLAAGADIDLTRIEDVLPERANLPPGPEQLRYNFERIFLDPMRAQAETLRRIIASERPDIIVVDNLFFGATALFLDEGTPRPPIVACSITILVADRPDGAPTMIGLPPARDEAARAAYAAIAIEAERLFGAPVRAYADAKLAEMGLPPLPCSVLHSRHLMADAVLQTTVPAFEYDFGRLPDHVRFVGALPPPPQRDAALPDWWGELDGSKQVVLVTQGTVANADLGELIEPTLSALGTRDDLLVLVTTGLRPIGNVRGPIPKNARLAEFLDFAALLPKVDVLVTNGGYGTVQLALQAGVPIVAAGRTEDKAEVGARVAWSGVGLEIPSQRPEARDLRVAVERVLTVPSFVERARSIAADMAAIDTSAVILGTLDRLVAESKAT from the coding sequence GCGCGCGGCGACGAGGCGCTGGTGGCCACGGCCGGGTACCTCCGCCCGTCCGTCGAAAAGTCCGGTGCCCGCTTCCTGCCGCTCGCCGCCGGCGCTGACATCGACCTCACGCGGATCGAGGACGTGTTACCCGAGCGCGCAAATCTACCCCCGGGCCCGGAGCAGCTCCGCTACAATTTCGAGCGTATCTTCCTCGACCCGATGCGGGCTCAGGCCGAGACGCTGCGCAGGATCATCGCGTCCGAGCGCCCCGACATCATCGTCGTGGACAATCTGTTCTTCGGCGCGACGGCCCTGTTCCTGGACGAGGGGACACCCCGGCCACCGATCGTCGCCTGCAGCATCACGATCCTGGTGGCCGACAGGCCGGATGGAGCTCCGACCATGATCGGGTTGCCGCCGGCACGCGACGAGGCCGCGCGCGCGGCATACGCGGCCATCGCCATCGAAGCCGAACGTCTATTCGGTGCGCCGGTCCGCGCTTACGCGGATGCCAAACTTGCCGAGATGGGCCTGCCGCCGTTGCCGTGCTCGGTGCTGCATTCGCGCCATCTCATGGCCGACGCCGTCCTTCAGACGACCGTACCGGCGTTCGAGTACGATTTCGGGCGGCTGCCCGACCACGTCCGGTTCGTAGGCGCCCTGCCCCCTCCGCCTCAGCGGGACGCTGCCCTGCCGGACTGGTGGGGCGAACTCGACGGGTCCAAGCAGGTCGTGCTCGTAACCCAGGGGACAGTCGCCAACGCCGATCTCGGCGAGCTGATCGAGCCGACCCTATCGGCGCTCGGCACGCGCGACGACCTGCTGGTGCTCGTCACCACCGGCCTCCGACCGATCGGGAACGTGCGCGGACCGATCCCGAAGAACGCTCGTCTTGCCGAGTTCCTCGATTTCGCGGCGCTCCTGCCGAAGGTCGACGTGCTGGTCACCAATGGCGGTTACGGGACTGTGCAGCTGGCTCTTCAAGCCGGCGTACCGATCGTGGCAGCGGGGCGCACCGAGGACAAGGCTGAGGTCGGCGCCCGGGTGGCGTGGTCGGGCGTAGGCCTCGAGATCCCGTCGCAGCGGCCGGAGGCTCGAGACCTGCGCGTGGCGGTCGAGCGGGTCCTGACCGTGCCCTCCTTCGTCGAGCGCGCGCGGTCGATCGCGGCGGATATGGCGGCGATCGATACGTCGGCAGTGATCCTTGGAACGCTGGACCGCCTCGTCGCCGAATCCAAGGCGACCTGA
- a CDS encoding phytochelatin synthase family protein, with product MRAIVEARRSATSGAARIGAVQPVRGARVVLRLFAIALASERPGAISKGSGFLRMVAEQVRRDRVWKRRVAAFLGSAVLLAGAASVGPRLLRPNAYASVTSIATRPDFHDPALLARAWALPVAAAYRRRPYEYQSNPSFCGPATVANLLRSLGVDFSQADVLRGTAFQPWFGVLVNGLTLDELADLMRRRLDRPVHVVRDLTLPAFRDLMKGGNDPDKRLVVNFHRGPLFGRGAGHFSPILGYLPDADLVFVGDVNGDYRPFLVDSERLWRAVATRDSTSGKTRGLLIVDTTGH from the coding sequence ATGCGCGCGATCGTCGAGGCGCGCCGGTCTGCGACATCCGGCGCGGCGCGGATCGGCGCGGTTCAGCCCGTGCGCGGCGCGCGCGTCGTCCTGCGCCTGTTCGCCATCGCCCTGGCCTCAGAGCGGCCGGGCGCAATCTCAAAGGGATCGGGATTCCTCCGCATGGTTGCCGAACAGGTTCGTCGAGACCGGGTCTGGAAGCGCCGTGTGGCCGCATTCCTCGGATCGGCCGTTCTCCTGGCCGGCGCGGCCAGCGTCGGCCCGCGTCTCCTCAGGCCGAACGCCTACGCGTCCGTCACGTCGATCGCCACGCGGCCGGACTTTCATGATCCTGCGCTGCTGGCGCGGGCCTGGGCCTTACCGGTGGCGGCGGCTTACCGGAGACGGCCTTACGAGTACCAGAGCAATCCGAGCTTCTGCGGTCCTGCCACTGTGGCGAACCTGCTCCGCTCCCTCGGCGTCGACTTCTCGCAAGCCGACGTGCTCCGGGGGACGGCGTTCCAGCCCTGGTTCGGCGTGCTCGTGAATGGGCTGACGCTGGACGAGCTGGCCGACCTGATGCGAAGGCGGCTCGACCGCCCGGTCCATGTCGTGCGCGATCTCACGTTGCCGGCGTTCCGCGATCTGATGAAGGGCGGCAACGACCCCGACAAGCGGCTGGTCGTCAACTTCCATCGCGGCCCCTTGTTCGGACGCGGCGCCGGGCATTTCTCGCCGATCCTCGGATATCTGCCGGACGCGGACCTCGTCTTTGTCGGCGATGTCAACGGCGACTACCGGCCGTTCCTGGTCGACAGCGAGCGCCTGTGGCGCGCCGTCGCGACGCGCGACAGCACCTCGGGCAAGACGCGCGGGTTGCTGATCGTCGATACGACCGGGCATTGA
- a CDS encoding amidohydrolase encodes MPSEITLFEARRVITMNPSRPYATHVAVRDGCVLMVGTEDEFDGLDAVPDRRFADKVILPGFVEGHAHVMEGTLWRQTYVGAGDRRSPDGRRVPGLRDIGAVVARLSDADRSIADPDQLLYGWGFDPLHLGGARLTRHDLDRVSTTRPVMVHHASLHITNVNSLLLEMAGFDATTAIDGVPKLADGTPSGELQGIAARLRLFRALGYNPMSGHLDSADVARFGSAAQLQGITTIADLHNDLTEASVAVYRAACVDGLPVRIVPALASVSCAPEEGVAKIGRLNAANTDRLRFGIVKIVVDGSIQGFTARLLPPGYHNGAPNGLWYVAPDDLDRIVGVYHAAGIQLHIHTNGNEATEAALDAVEKAQIAHPRPDHRHTLQHCQMATEAQLRRIKALGLCLNLFSNHLYYWGDAHHDLTMGPERAARIDAAGSAARLGIPLAIHSDAPVTPLGPLFTAWCAVNRTTSSGRVLGPDERLSVAEALHAVTLGAAYTLRMDHCVGSIEAGKFADFAVLDADPFETPPETLKDIPVHATVLGGRVFAVPSV; translated from the coding sequence ATGCCGAGCGAGATCACCCTCTTCGAGGCCCGGCGGGTCATCACGATGAACCCATCGCGGCCGTACGCGACGCACGTCGCCGTGCGTGACGGATGCGTGCTGATGGTCGGGACGGAAGACGAGTTCGACGGGCTCGATGCAGTTCCCGATCGGCGTTTTGCCGACAAGGTCATCCTTCCTGGCTTCGTCGAGGGACACGCCCACGTCATGGAGGGCACCCTCTGGCGCCAGACCTATGTCGGGGCCGGCGACCGCCGCAGTCCGGACGGACGCCGCGTGCCGGGCCTGCGCGATATCGGGGCCGTCGTCGCCCGGCTTTCGGACGCGGACCGGTCCATCGCCGACCCGGACCAGCTGCTCTACGGGTGGGGCTTCGATCCGCTGCATCTCGGCGGCGCACGCCTGACCCGGCACGATCTCGATCGGGTCTCCACAACCCGGCCGGTCATGGTCCACCATGCCAGCCTGCACATCACCAACGTCAACAGCCTCCTCTTGGAGATGGCGGGCTTCGACGCCACCACCGCGATCGATGGTGTGCCGAAGCTGGCGGATGGCACCCCGTCGGGCGAGTTGCAGGGCATCGCCGCCCGGCTGCGCCTATTCCGAGCGCTCGGCTACAACCCGATGAGCGGGCATCTCGATTCGGCCGATGTCGCCCGGTTCGGCTCCGCCGCGCAGCTCCAGGGCATCACCACCATCGCGGACCTGCACAACGACCTTACGGAGGCGTCCGTGGCGGTCTATCGGGCCGCCTGCGTCGACGGCCTGCCGGTGCGGATCGTGCCGGCGCTGGCCTCGGTCTCCTGTGCGCCGGAAGAGGGCGTCGCCAAGATCGGCCGCCTCAATGCCGCCAACACCGACCGCCTGCGCTTCGGCATCGTGAAGATCGTCGTCGACGGTTCGATCCAGGGCTTCACCGCCCGGCTCCTGCCGCCCGGCTACCATAACGGCGCACCAAATGGCCTCTGGTACGTCGCCCCGGACGACCTCGACCGGATCGTGGGTGTCTACCACGCCGCCGGCATCCAGCTCCACATCCACACCAACGGCAACGAGGCCACCGAGGCGGCCCTCGACGCGGTCGAGAAGGCGCAGATCGCCCATCCGCGTCCCGACCACCGGCACACGCTCCAGCACTGCCAGATGGCGACCGAGGCACAGCTGCGCCGGATCAAGGCGCTGGGTTTGTGCCTCAACCTGTTCTCGAACCATCTCTATTACTGGGGCGATGCCCACCACGATCTGACCATGGGGCCGGAACGCGCGGCCCGGATCGACGCCGCCGGGAGCGCGGCGCGCCTCGGCATCCCGCTCGCGATCCACTCGGACGCGCCTGTGACGCCACTGGGGCCGCTTTTCACGGCCTGGTGCGCCGTCAACCGGACCACGTCGTCGGGGCGTGTGCTCGGCCCCGACGAACGGCTGAGCGTCGCCGAGGCTCTGCACGCTGTGACGCTGGGGGCCGCCTACACCCTCCGGATGGACCATTGCGTCGGCTCCATCGAAGCCGGGAAGTTCGCCGACTTCGCCGTCCTCGACGCGGATCCGTTCGAGACGCCGCCAGAGACCCTGAAGGACATTCCCGTCCACGCCACGGTACTGGGCGGCCGCGTCTTCGCGGTGCCGTCGGTATGA
- a CDS encoding GTP-binding protein: MRQELRAPATRCPLTVVGGFLGAGKTTLLNRLLAGAQGRYAVLVNDFGAVNVDAGLIRDHDGQTLRLTNGCVCCSLADGFLDTLMRVLAEPEPFDHIVIEASGVGDPGAIAEIALVEPGLVLRGVVVLVDAERLPALAADPRMGDTIARQIRAADILVLNKRDLVDAFGLAASHATLAALAPAVPVVDTVAAVLPEALFALGGEAPELVGRGSSRLRAEAVTHEDTFQRLLYRRTGTFDRAGLGRALAGMPTPLLRLKGRVRLGDASGMHLLQMVGRRWSLSPLPEAAQGGIELVGIAAADTEAGPTLSDLLDAALLPPQIPHGDRLGCD; this comes from the coding sequence ATGAGGCAGGAGCTTCGCGCCCCCGCGACGCGCTGCCCGCTCACGGTGGTCGGCGGCTTCCTCGGCGCCGGCAAGACGACGCTGCTGAACCGGTTGCTCGCCGGCGCGCAGGGCCGCTACGCAGTGCTAGTCAACGATTTCGGCGCGGTGAACGTCGATGCCGGCCTGATCCGCGACCATGACGGGCAGACTTTGCGGCTGACCAATGGCTGCGTCTGCTGCAGTCTGGCCGACGGCTTCCTCGACACGCTGATGCGCGTGCTCGCCGAGCCCGAACCCTTCGATCACATCGTCATCGAGGCCAGCGGTGTCGGCGATCCCGGCGCCATCGCGGAGATCGCCCTGGTGGAGCCTGGCCTCGTCCTGCGCGGCGTCGTCGTGCTGGTGGATGCCGAGCGCCTGCCCGCCCTCGCCGCCGATCCGCGGATGGGCGACACGATCGCCCGCCAGATCCGCGCGGCCGACATCCTGGTGCTGAACAAGCGCGACCTCGTGGATGCATTCGGCCTCGCGGCGTCGCACGCCACGCTCGCCGCCCTCGCGCCCGCTGTCCCGGTGGTCGATACCGTGGCGGCCGTGCTGCCGGAGGCGCTCTTCGCCCTCGGCGGCGAGGCTCCGGAACTGGTGGGGCGGGGCTCCTCCCGGCTGCGTGCCGAAGCGGTCACGCACGAGGACACGTTCCAGCGCCTGCTCTACCGGCGCACGGGGACGTTCGACCGCGCCGGTCTCGGACGCGCACTCGCCGGCATGCCGACCCCGCTCTTGCGCCTGAAGGGCCGGGTCCGACTGGGCGACGCCTCCGGGATGCACCTGCTTCAGATGGTCGGGCGCCGGTGGAGCCTCTCGCCGCTGCCGGAGGCTGCACAGGGCGGCATCGAACTCGTCGGCATCGCAGCGGCCGACACGGAGGCCGGTCCGACGCTGAGCGACCTCCTCGACGCCGCGCTGCTCCCGCCGCAGATCCCCCACGGAGACCGACTCGGATGCGACTGA